Proteins encoded within one genomic window of Candidatus Binataceae bacterium:
- the acnA gene encoding aconitate hydratase AcnA, whose protein sequence is MGKDSFGARATLSVGGRKYAIFSLAALEKRGFALSRLPYSIKVMLENVLRREDGVVVTADQVEAMARWSGQPGEQEFSFMPARVLLQDFTGVPVVADLAAMRDAIKRLGGDPARINPIQPADLVIDHSVQVDAFGTAQAFAINAQLEFERNRERYLFLRWGQRAFDNFRVVPPDTGIVHQVNLEYLAPVVFTSKDGQAYPDTLLGTDSHTTMINGLGVVGWGVGGIEAEAAMLGRSIPMLIPEVVGFKFTGSLRPGATATDLVLTVTQMLRKRGVVNKFVEYFGSGLGSLSVADRATLGNMSPEYGATIGFFPVDEQTLEYLRMTGRSEQQVRLIEAYCKEQGLFRTASSPDPIFSGTLELDLGQVEPSMAGPRRPQDRVTLRAVKREFRSELAKEVANHDSVDPKVVARWIGEGGAAAAAPHDPLPANQLGALGQKVEVRDGGGESFTLTQGSVVIAAITSCTNTSNPSVMLGAGLLARKAVERGLSIKPWVKTSLAPGSKVVTDYLRRAGLLEYLERLRFNLVGYGCTTCIGNSGPVAEEIAAAVKQGSLVTCAVLSGNRNFEGRINPVVRFNYLASPPLVVAYAIAGTMDFDPYRDPLGRDPSGNPVYLRDIWPTPQELNATVAGSIESAMFRKAYAEVFEGDERWRGLEVPEGGLFRWDPDSLYVKAPPFFAGVGATPPPVGDISGARVLAMLGDSVTTDHISPAGSIAADGPAGKYLIAHGVQPKDFNSYGARRGNHEVMMRGTFANIRLRNELVPGVEGGFTLHLPDGERTTIFEASERYRAEGVPLIIIAGKEYGSGSSRDWAAKGTQLLGVRAVIAESFERIHRSNLVGMGVLPLEFVGGQTRKSLALNGRETYSIEGLAERVERRQRLRVRVSDGGSSREFEVLARIDTPEEVEYVRHGGILPFVLRELLHS, encoded by the coding sequence ATGGGAAAAGACAGCTTCGGCGCGCGCGCCACGCTCAGCGTCGGCGGCCGCAAGTACGCGATTTTCAGCCTGGCGGCGCTCGAGAAGCGCGGCTTTGCGCTCTCGCGCCTGCCGTATTCGATAAAGGTGATGCTGGAGAACGTGCTGCGCCGCGAGGACGGCGTCGTCGTCACCGCCGACCAGGTCGAAGCAATGGCGCGCTGGAGCGGCCAGCCCGGCGAACAGGAGTTCTCCTTCATGCCCGCGCGCGTCCTGCTCCAGGACTTTACCGGCGTGCCGGTGGTGGCCGACCTCGCGGCGATGCGCGACGCAATTAAGCGCCTGGGCGGCGATCCGGCGCGGATCAACCCCATCCAACCCGCCGATCTGGTGATCGACCATTCCGTGCAGGTGGACGCATTCGGGACCGCGCAGGCTTTCGCGATCAACGCGCAGCTCGAGTTCGAGCGCAACCGCGAGCGTTACCTGTTTTTGCGATGGGGCCAAAGAGCCTTCGACAATTTCCGCGTCGTCCCGCCCGACACCGGCATCGTCCATCAGGTGAATCTCGAATACCTTGCGCCGGTCGTCTTCACCTCGAAGGACGGCCAGGCCTATCCCGACACCCTGCTCGGCACCGACTCGCATACGACGATGATCAACGGACTGGGCGTGGTCGGATGGGGCGTGGGCGGGATCGAGGCCGAGGCGGCGATGCTCGGGCGGTCGATTCCGATGCTGATTCCCGAGGTGGTCGGCTTCAAGTTTACCGGCAGCCTGCGCCCGGGCGCGACCGCCACCGACCTCGTGTTGACGGTAACCCAGATGCTGCGCAAGCGCGGCGTGGTGAACAAGTTCGTCGAGTATTTCGGCAGCGGCCTGGGCAGTCTCAGCGTGGCCGACCGCGCCACGCTCGGCAACATGTCGCCCGAGTACGGAGCGACGATCGGGTTCTTCCCGGTGGACGAGCAGACGCTGGAGTACCTCAGGATGACCGGGCGCTCGGAGCAGCAGGTGCGGCTTATCGAGGCCTATTGCAAGGAGCAGGGGCTGTTCCGCACCGCGTCTTCGCCCGATCCCATATTCTCCGGCACGCTCGAGCTTGACCTGGGGCAGGTCGAGCCGAGCATGGCCGGGCCGCGCCGGCCGCAGGACCGCGTCACGCTGCGCGCGGTGAAACGCGAGTTTCGCAGCGAGCTCGCCAAGGAGGTCGCCAACCACGACAGTGTCGATCCGAAGGTCGTCGCGCGCTGGATTGGCGAGGGCGGAGCCGCTGCCGCGGCGCCGCACGATCCGCTCCCGGCCAACCAGCTGGGCGCGCTCGGCCAAAAGGTTGAAGTCCGCGACGGCGGCGGCGAGAGCTTTACCCTGACCCAGGGCTCGGTGGTGATCGCGGCGATCACGAGCTGCACCAACACCTCGAATCCGTCCGTGATGTTGGGCGCGGGGCTGCTCGCCAGGAAGGCGGTCGAGCGTGGGCTCAGCATCAAGCCGTGGGTCAAGACCAGCCTCGCGCCAGGCTCGAAGGTGGTCACCGACTATTTGCGACGCGCCGGGTTGCTTGAGTATCTCGAACGGCTGCGCTTCAACCTGGTCGGCTACGGATGCACCACCTGTATCGGCAACAGCGGGCCGGTGGCCGAGGAAATCGCTGCGGCGGTCAAGCAGGGCAGCCTGGTGACCTGCGCCGTTCTCAGCGGCAACCGCAACTTCGAGGGACGCATCAACCCGGTCGTGCGCTTCAACTATCTGGCCTCGCCGCCGCTGGTGGTCGCCTACGCGATCGCGGGCACGATGGACTTCGATCCGTACCGCGACCCGCTCGGACGCGACCCGAGCGGCAATCCGGTTTACCTGCGCGACATCTGGCCCACGCCGCAGGAGCTCAACGCCACGGTCGCCGGCTCGATCGAATCCGCAATGTTCCGCAAGGCGTACGCCGAGGTCTTCGAGGGCGACGAGCGCTGGCGCGGACTCGAGGTGCCCGAGGGCGGCCTGTTCCGATGGGACCCGGATTCGCTCTACGTCAAGGCGCCGCCGTTCTTCGCCGGCGTCGGCGCGACGCCGCCGCCGGTTGGCGATATCAGCGGCGCGCGCGTGCTGGCGATGCTGGGCGACAGCGTGACGACCGATCACATTTCGCCCGCCGGCTCGATCGCGGCCGACGGTCCGGCCGGCAAGTACTTGATTGCGCATGGCGTCCAACCCAAGGACTTCAATTCCTACGGCGCACGCCGCGGCAACCACGAAGTGATGATGCGCGGAACCTTCGCCAATATTCGCCTGCGCAACGAGCTGGTGCCCGGCGTCGAGGGTGGTTTCACGCTCCATCTGCCCGACGGCGAGCGCACCACGATCTTTGAGGCCTCGGAGCGCTACCGCGCCGAGGGCGTGCCGCTGATCATCATTGCCGGTAAGGAGTACGGCTCGGGCAGCTCGCGTGACTGGGCGGCCAAGGGTACCCAGTTGCTCGGCGTGCGCGCCGTGATCGCCGAAAGCTTCGAGCGCATCCATCGCAGCAACCTGGTCGGGATGGGCGTGCTGCCGCTGGAGTTCGTCGGGGGCCAGACGCGCAAAAGCCTGGCGCTGAACGGGCGCGAAACCTACTCAATCGAGGGTCTGGCAGAGCGCGTCGAGCGCCGTCAGCGGCTGCGCGTGCGGGTGAGCGACGGCGGCAGCAGCCGCGAGTTCG
- a CDS encoding DEAD/DEAH box helicase, with the protein MDAVLDAFHPAVRAWFAERFGEPSPAQCAGWPVIAECDRPPGHDVLLCAPTGSGKTLAAFMWAIDRLFRDAERGELCDRVSVLYVSPLKALANDIRVNLEEPLAGIRHAAERLAAGEGSARAIGEVRAGLRTGDTPANERSAMLRRPPHILVTTPETLFILLTSPRFRRSLGAVRYVIVDELHALAPNKRGAHLMVTLERLERMVRMGGGPRPVRIGLSATLNPIERLAEFLAGAEVAADGERRPRPVKVVRADDRARRMDLAVIAPGPGLGPLATHQHWEAMYDAVAELVRAHRTTLVFTLSRRWAERIALNLQKRLGEDAVMAHHGSLARAERLAAEQRLKRGELRAIVATSSLELGIDVGAVELVCQIDSPKTISAAIQRIGRSGHRLDATPKGRFFALTLDDLIECAAAVRAIRAGRLDEVEIPVGCLDVAAQQIVAIAAEEDEIGEAELLRLLRGAYNFAALDRAALGRLLEQMGAEMPSRVQGAAPKIFYDRTGARVRPRRGARLAAITSGGTIPESGNYDVVIASEGRKIGDVEEDFAQESSRGDIFALGSMPWRILGISRNRLMVEPAPGMAPSLPFWQTEAAGRSPALSAEVCELKSALAARLADGGGEPAAAWLAEECAMEAGAAGQVVEYVRRGAAALGAIPGPRTLVVERFFDGLGGTQVVIHSPLGMRLNRGFGLALRKRLCQSFDFEIQASAIDDAVLLALNARHSFPLESVLAMLSARGVRRVLEQALLAAPMFEVRLRHVATRALAVMRTMRGRKVPAWIQRLRAQEVAAAIFPQREACFENRPPEIELPDHFIPDEAMRECLTESTDAARLKQLLGAIERGDVRVVTVDAVAPSVFAHRVLLAWDYSFLDDGERANRRSRTVTLNRAMAEDVLRTEDLSTMLAADAVESVTAEVSGCAIARRARDRDELYQLIRAHGALRPSQLAERTAGDWQAMLAELEREGRVVRTRVAAGALEAVVASEDATLFAAAYKGALFEPPSAARNAEGAVEPEDAAREIVRRALATSGPVEVADLCERLSMTVSALERALLALEARGLVFRGHFTPRRTPPGAPAAERRAAAGVEQWCDRYNLEKIHRLTLNRLRSEIEPCADHEYAAFRLRWQHVGGAGIAADQSGVAAVLDQLSGVALSAELWESAILPARVTGYRPEWLDLLCLGGEVVWAAVPGANALEEAPARITFLRRKRSAMVRGEAQARELAGQLADPDERAVFFALAAGGAQYLDELADRAGLPERVALAALWRLAAGGRVSNDSFAPLRLLWAAPAAMRTIAPAAAYRRSARHDAALRARLHSSVTGRWSALGDATPADIAGADAAGDGRGELAASRAGEARDLARERALRLLERHGIVSREMLALESIPLAWQEISFALRRLEYAGTIRRGYFVRSLSGEQYALPAALETLAAVRNLNPARERPVALSAADPANPYGALLPGCGVARDAANFIVLRAGRVVLGLAGRALVVADALDDEAFAAALGALIELRRKLTVETVDGVEALASARVGAMAAMGFHSDGRALVYDGLPGPAPARAATRG; encoded by the coding sequence ATGGACGCCGTGCTCGACGCCTTCCATCCAGCGGTGCGCGCCTGGTTCGCCGAGCGCTTCGGCGAGCCCTCGCCGGCGCAATGCGCGGGTTGGCCCGTTATCGCCGAGTGCGACCGGCCCCCCGGTCACGACGTCCTGCTCTGCGCGCCGACCGGAAGCGGCAAGACGCTGGCCGCCTTCATGTGGGCGATCGACCGCCTCTTCCGCGACGCCGAGCGCGGAGAACTCTGCGATCGCGTCTCGGTGCTTTACGTCTCGCCGCTCAAGGCTCTCGCCAACGACATCCGGGTCAACCTTGAGGAACCGCTGGCGGGAATCCGCCACGCTGCCGAGCGGCTTGCGGCAGGCGAGGGCAGCGCTCGCGCGATAGGCGAGGTCCGCGCGGGCTTGCGCACGGGCGACACGCCCGCGAATGAACGGTCGGCGATGCTGCGCCGGCCCCCGCATATTTTGGTCACAACTCCCGAGACGCTGTTCATCCTGCTGACCTCGCCGCGCTTTCGTCGAAGCCTGGGCGCCGTGCGCTATGTGATCGTCGATGAGCTGCACGCGCTCGCGCCCAACAAACGCGGCGCGCATCTGATGGTGACGCTGGAGCGGCTGGAGCGGATGGTGCGAATGGGCGGAGGGCCGCGTCCGGTGCGCATCGGGCTGTCGGCGACACTCAATCCGATCGAACGGCTGGCCGAATTTCTCGCCGGCGCCGAAGTCGCCGCCGACGGTGAGCGCCGGCCGCGGCCGGTCAAAGTCGTGCGTGCCGACGATCGCGCTCGCCGGATGGACCTTGCGGTGATCGCCCCCGGCCCCGGGCTTGGCCCGCTTGCGACCCATCAGCACTGGGAAGCGATGTACGACGCGGTCGCTGAGCTGGTCCGCGCGCATCGCACCACGCTCGTGTTTACGCTCAGCCGGCGATGGGCTGAGCGGATCGCGCTTAACTTGCAAAAGCGCCTCGGCGAGGATGCCGTGATGGCGCATCACGGAAGCCTCGCGCGCGCCGAGCGGCTGGCCGCCGAGCAGCGGCTCAAGCGCGGCGAGCTGCGCGCGATCGTGGCGACCTCCTCGCTGGAGCTTGGAATCGACGTCGGCGCGGTCGAGCTGGTCTGCCAGATTGATTCGCCCAAGACCATCTCGGCCGCGATCCAACGCATCGGCCGTTCGGGCCATCGTCTCGATGCGACGCCCAAGGGCCGCTTCTTCGCGCTCACGCTCGACGATCTGATCGAATGCGCCGCGGCCGTGCGCGCGATTCGCGCAGGCCGCCTGGACGAAGTCGAGATTCCCGTAGGATGCCTCGACGTGGCGGCGCAGCAGATCGTCGCGATCGCCGCCGAGGAAGACGAAATCGGCGAAGCGGAGCTGCTGCGGCTGCTGCGCGGCGCATACAATTTCGCGGCGCTCGACCGCGCCGCGCTCGGGCGCCTGCTCGAGCAGATGGGTGCCGAGATGCCCTCGCGCGTGCAGGGCGCCGCGCCAAAAATCTTTTATGATCGCACGGGCGCGCGGGTACGTCCGCGGCGCGGCGCGCGCCTGGCCGCGATCACCTCGGGCGGCACGATTCCCGAAAGCGGCAATTACGACGTGGTGATTGCTTCCGAGGGCCGCAAGATCGGCGACGTCGAGGAAGACTTCGCGCAAGAGTCCTCGCGGGGCGACATCTTCGCCCTTGGCTCGATGCCGTGGCGCATCCTCGGCATTTCGCGCAACCGCCTGATGGTCGAGCCGGCGCCCGGGATGGCACCGTCGCTGCCGTTCTGGCAGACCGAGGCGGCCGGCCGCTCGCCCGCGTTGTCGGCGGAAGTCTGCGAGCTGAAAAGCGCGCTCGCCGCGCGCCTCGCGGACGGCGGCGGCGAGCCCGCCGCGGCGTGGCTGGCCGAGGAATGCGCGATGGAGGCCGGCGCCGCGGGCCAGGTCGTCGAATACGTGCGCCGCGGAGCGGCCGCGCTCGGCGCGATTCCCGGCCCGCGCACGCTGGTCGTCGAGCGCTTCTTCGACGGCCTCGGCGGCACGCAGGTGGTGATTCATTCGCCGCTCGGGATGCGCCTCAATCGCGGCTTCGGCCTCGCGCTGCGCAAGCGGCTGTGCCAGTCGTTCGACTTCGAAATCCAGGCCTCGGCGATCGACGACGCGGTGCTGCTGGCGCTCAACGCGCGCCACAGCTTTCCGCTGGAGTCGGTGCTCGCGATGCTCTCCGCGCGCGGCGTGCGCCGCGTGCTCGAACAGGCGCTGCTGGCGGCGCCGATGTTCGAGGTGCGCCTGCGCCACGTGGCGACGCGCGCGCTGGCGGTGATGCGCACGATGCGCGGGCGCAAGGTCCCGGCGTGGATCCAGCGGCTGCGCGCGCAGGAAGTGGCCGCCGCGATCTTTCCCCAACGCGAGGCCTGCTTCGAAAATCGCCCGCCCGAGATCGAGCTGCCCGACCATTTCATCCCCGACGAGGCGATGCGCGAGTGCCTGACCGAATCGACCGATGCTGCCCGCCTTAAGCAACTGCTCGGCGCGATCGAGCGCGGCGACGTGCGGGTGGTGACGGTTGATGCGGTCGCGCCGTCGGTCTTCGCCCATCGCGTGCTGCTCGCCTGGGATTACTCCTTCCTCGACGACGGCGAGCGCGCCAACCGGCGCAGCCGCACGGTCACGCTCAACCGCGCGATGGCCGAAGACGTCCTGCGGACCGAGGACCTCTCAACGATGCTTGCGGCCGATGCGGTGGAAAGCGTCACGGCCGAGGTGAGCGGATGCGCAATTGCGCGCCGGGCGCGCGACCGCGACGAGCTCTATCAGCTGATTCGCGCGCATGGCGCGCTCCGCCCCTCTCAGCTTGCCGAGCGCACCGCGGGCGATTGGCAGGCGATGCTCGCGGAACTGGAGCGCGAGGGCAGGGTGGTGCGCACGCGCGTCGCGGCCGGGGCTTTGGAGGCCGTGGTCGCATCGGAAGACGCGACGCTGTTCGCCGCCGCTTATAAGGGAGCCCTGTTCGAACCGCCGTCGGCGGCGCGCAACGCCGAGGGCGCGGTCGAGCCCGAGGATGCCGCGCGTGAGATTGTCCGCCGTGCGCTTGCGACCTCGGGCCCGGTCGAGGTCGCCGACCTCTGCGAGCGTCTGAGCATGACGGTGTCTGCGCTGGAACGCGCTCTGCTGGCGCTCGAAGCTCGCGGACTCGTCTTTCGGGGCCATTTCACGCCGCGTCGCACACCGCCTGGCGCGCCGGCGGCGGAGCGCCGCGCCGCGGCCGGCGTCGAGCAGTGGTGCGACCGCTACAACCTGGAGAAGATCCATCGCTTGACCCTCAACCGCCTGCGTTCGGAAATCGAGCCATGCGCGGACCACGAGTATGCAGCCTTCCGGCTGCGATGGCAGCACGTCGGCGGTGCCGGTATCGCCGCCGACCAGAGCGGCGTCGCGGCAGTCCTCGATCAGCTCTCGGGCGTCGCGCTCAGCGCCGAGTTGTGGGAGAGCGCAATTCTGCCGGCGCGCGTCACCGGCTATCGCCCGGAGTGGCTCGACCTGCTCTGCCTCGGCGGCGAAGTGGTGTGGGCGGCGGTGCCGGGCGCCAACGCGCTCGAGGAGGCCCCCGCGCGAATCACTTTTCTGCGCCGCAAACGAAGCGCGATGGTCCGCGGCGAGGCGCAGGCGCGCGAACTTGCCGGGCAACTCGCCGATCCTGACGAGCGTGCGGTCTTTTTTGCGCTCGCGGCCGGCGGTGCGCAATACCTCGACGAGCTGGCCGACCGCGCCGGGTTGCCCGAACGCGTCGCGCTCGCGGCGCTGTGGCGGCTCGCGGCCGGAGGACGCGTCTCGAACGACAGCTTTGCGCCGTTGCGCCTGTTATGGGCGGCGCCGGCGGCGATGCGCACGATCGCGCCGGCTGCCGCGTATCGCCGCAGCGCTCGCCACGACGCCGCCTTGCGCGCGCGTTTGCACTCGAGCGTGACGGGCCGATGGTCCGCGCTCGGCGACGCGACCCCGGCCGATATTGCAGGTGCGGACGCGGCTGGCGACGGCAGGGGTGAGCTGGCGGCGTCGCGGGCCGGCGAGGCGCGGGACCTCGCGCGCGAGCGTGCGCTCAGGCTGCTCGAACGCCACGGGATAGTGTCGCGCGAGATGCTGGCGCTGGAGAGCATACCGCTTGCGTGGCAGGAAATTTCTTTCGCGTTGCGCAGGCTGGAGTACGCGGGCACTATCCGCCGCGGGTATTTCGTCCGTTCGCTCTCCGGCGAGCAGTACGCGCTGCCGGCGGCGCTCGAGACGCTTGCCGCGGTGCGCAACCTCAACCCGGCGCGCGAGCGGCCGGTGGCCCTCAGCGCCGCCGACCCCGCCAATCCTTACGGAGCATTGCTGCCTGGATGCGGCGTGGCGCGCGACGCCGCCAACTTTATTGTCCTGCGCGCGGGCCGTGTAGTTCTGGGCCTCGCCGGGCGTGCTCTTGTCGTCGCCGACGCGCTCGACGACGAGGCGTTTGCGGCGGCGCTCGGCGCGCTTATCGAGCTGCGGCGCAAGCTTACGGTCGAGACCGTCGACGGTGTCGAGGCGCTCGCTTCGGCACGGGTCGGCGCGATGGCCGCGATGGGATTCCATTCCGACGGCCGCGCCCTGGTCTATGACGGGCTTCCCGGCCCGGCTCCCGCCCGAGCCGCCACGCGCGGCTGA
- the thiO gene encoding glycine oxidase ThiO — protein MESGYCLKAIVVGGGIIGCSVAWRLAAEGVATTVLERGRIGQEASWAAAGMIAPQAEADGPGPFFDLCLKARDRFEAIVDRLAHESGIDPEYDRAGILYVALDAAERSELERRARWQRAVGAPVEELSGSEARRLEPALSPQALYALHLPSNRRTDNRKLTRAYAAAARKAGAELVEGVRVDGIATRGGRAGGVVSDDGAVREADVVVVAAGAWAGELRGLEADRVRLHPVRGQIVCFEAEPGALGPALFSLRGYLVPRRDGRLLAGSTMEEAGFNKTVTLAGLEKIVRGAAAMVPGLGGTAFREAWAGLRPATRDLWPVLGPSPSVPNVLWAAGHFRSGILLSALTGEIIADLVAGRRPAIDLAPFSPARLREQSL, from the coding sequence ATGGAAAGCGGGTATTGCTTGAAGGCGATCGTCGTCGGCGGGGGTATCATCGGATGCTCGGTGGCGTGGCGGCTTGCCGCCGAGGGGGTTGCCACGACGGTGCTCGAACGGGGCCGGATTGGCCAGGAAGCCTCGTGGGCTGCCGCCGGGATGATCGCGCCGCAGGCCGAAGCCGACGGGCCCGGTCCCTTCTTTGACCTCTGCCTCAAGGCGCGGGACCGGTTCGAGGCGATCGTTGATCGCCTGGCGCACGAGAGCGGGATCGATCCCGAGTACGACCGCGCCGGCATCCTTTACGTCGCGCTTGACGCCGCCGAGCGGAGCGAGCTCGAGCGGCGCGCCCGATGGCAGCGCGCGGTGGGCGCGCCGGTCGAGGAACTGAGCGGGTCCGAGGCGCGCCGGCTCGAGCCTGCGCTTTCGCCGCAGGCGCTCTATGCGCTCCATTTGCCGAGCAACCGGCGCACCGATAATCGCAAGCTCACCCGGGCTTACGCGGCGGCCGCGCGCAAGGCCGGCGCCGAGCTCGTCGAGGGCGTGCGCGTGGACGGCATCGCCACGCGCGGCGGGCGCGCCGGCGGCGTGGTGAGCGATGACGGCGCGGTGCGCGAGGCAGATGTCGTGGTGGTCGCCGCCGGCGCGTGGGCCGGCGAGTTGCGCGGTCTGGAAGCCGACCGCGTCCGTCTTCATCCGGTGCGCGGCCAGATCGTGTGCTTCGAGGCTGAGCCCGGGGCGCTCGGCCCCGCGCTGTTCTCGCTGCGCGGCTATCTGGTGCCGCGCCGCGATGGCCGTCTGCTCGCCGGTTCCACGATGGAGGAGGCGGGCTTTAACAAGACCGTCACGCTGGCGGGGCTCGAAAAGATCGTGCGCGGCGCCGCCGCGATGGTGCCAGGGCTCGGCGGGACAGCGTTTCGCGAAGCCTGGGCCGGACTGCGGCCGGCGACGCGCGATTTGTGGCCCGTGCTGGGCCCTTCGCCGAGCGTGCCCAACGTCCTGTGGGCCGCCGGCCATTTCCGCAGCGGAATTCTGCTCTCCGCGCTCACCGGCGAGATCATCGCCGATCTCGTTGCGGGGCGCCGCCCCGCGATCGATCTCGCGCCATTTTCTCCCGCGCGCCTGAGGGAACAATCGCTATGA
- a CDS encoding ATP-binding protein — MGKSIKLRLAIVILLALAPPAIALVALAAIGAVAWPWALAALMAGALASAAGAAVTVAAWTRSAERIEDAGEALAERRRPAHLHHEGADPMGRAEHRLLEAIDAAVSELEALAEQRDEFEAILRSMTEAVVVTGRRGEVILLNGAARRMFALDAESNYRGRAFVELCRDPRLQEFVARSMGAADRGVVSAEFQIQTPAPHYLAANAAPVRAADAAAAWVLVFHDITQLKAYETVRADFIANLTHEIRTPLSALCGYAETLMSGVEDADTRRRFLGIIERQSRRLARLVDDLITLSDLERGFSPLKTEPLEARRVIEEAVELMREPAARQGVELEGRCAPEVAPIAGDRDRLHQVMINLLDNAIKYTPRGGRVVAEARAAKANGAPGAPSREGVELVVSDTGEGIPAADIPRLTERFYRVDRARSRELGGTGLGLAIVKHIVQLHHGHLRIESRLREGTTVTVWLPAAVEAPPA, encoded by the coding sequence TTGGGTAAGTCGATAAAGCTTCGCCTCGCCATCGTCATTTTGCTCGCGCTCGCGCCGCCCGCGATTGCGCTCGTGGCGCTCGCCGCAATCGGTGCAGTGGCCTGGCCGTGGGCGCTCGCCGCGCTGATGGCGGGCGCGCTGGCAAGCGCCGCCGGCGCCGCCGTCACCGTGGCGGCATGGACGCGCAGCGCCGAGCGGATCGAAGACGCCGGCGAGGCCCTGGCTGAGCGCCGGCGCCCCGCCCATCTCCATCACGAGGGCGCCGACCCGATGGGCCGCGCCGAGCATCGCCTGCTCGAGGCGATCGATGCGGCGGTGAGCGAGCTCGAGGCGCTCGCCGAGCAGCGCGACGAGTTCGAGGCGATCCTGCGCAGCATGACCGAAGCGGTCGTGGTCACCGGGCGGCGCGGCGAAGTCATCCTGCTTAACGGCGCGGCGCGCCGGATGTTCGCGCTGGACGCCGAGAGCAACTACCGCGGACGCGCCTTCGTCGAGCTGTGCCGCGACCCGCGCCTGCAGGAGTTCGTGGCGCGTTCGATGGGCGCGGCCGACCGCGGCGTGGTGAGCGCCGAGTTCCAAATCCAGACCCCCGCGCCGCACTATCTCGCGGCCAACGCCGCGCCGGTGCGCGCCGCGGACGCCGCGGCCGCCTGGGTGTTGGTCTTCCACGACATCACCCAGCTCAAGGCCTACGAAACCGTGCGTGCGGATTTCATCGCCAACCTGACCCACGAGATCCGCACTCCGCTGAGCGCGCTCTGCGGCTATGCGGAGACTTTGATGAGCGGTGTCGAGGACGCCGACACCCGCCGCCGCTTCCTCGGCATCATCGAACGCCAGTCACGCCGCCTGGCCCGGCTGGTCGACGACCTCATCACGCTTTCCGACCTCGAGCGCGGATTTTCCCCGCTCAAAACCGAACCGCTCGAAGCACGCCGGGTGATCGAGGAGGCTGTCGAGCTGATGCGCGAGCCGGCCGCGCGCCAGGGCGTGGAGCTGGAAGGGCGATGCGCGCCAGAGGTGGCGCCCATCGCGGGCGACCGCGACCGCCTGCATCAGGTGATGATCAACCTGCTCGACAATGCGATCAAATACACTCCGCGCGGCGGCCGGGTGGTCGCCGAGGCACGCGCCGCAAAGGCCAACGGCGCGCCCGGCGCGCCCTCGCGCGAGGGCGTGGAGCTGGTGGTCAGCGACACCGGTGAGGGGATTCCCGCCGCCGACATCCCACGCCTGACCGAGCGCTTCTATCGCGTCGACCGCGCCCGCTCGCGCGAGCTGGGCGGTACCGGTCTTGGGCTCGCTATCGTCAAGCACATCGTGCAGCTCCATCACGGCCATCTGCGCATCGAGAGCCGCCTGCGCGAAGGCACCACGGTCACCGTATGGCTGCCGGCAGCGGTCGAGGCGCCGCCGGCCTGA
- a CDS encoding response regulator transcription factor: protein MTEPASQPRPAASAPRHRVLVVEDERDIRELVRFTLEQEGFVVDEAADADAALERIARRAPDLLVLDVMLPGMSGLELCQRLRTGPATAAMPILMLTAKGAEVDRVLGLEMGADDYVVKPFSPREVVARIRALLRRARLVAEAGDAGGYERGRLRLDFGTYETFVDGRRIEMTLREFELLRFFVLHPLRVYTREQLLDQVWGRDTFVEPRTVDVHVRRLRRHIERDDANPELILTVRSVGYRFNPQPLG from the coding sequence GTGACCGAGCCAGCGTCACAGCCGCGCCCCGCCGCCTCCGCTCCCCGCCACCGCGTCCTGGTGGTCGAGGACGAGCGCGACATCCGCGAGCTCGTGCGCTTCACCCTGGAACAGGAGGGCTTCGTCGTCGACGAGGCCGCCGACGCTGACGCTGCGCTGGAGCGGATCGCACGCCGCGCGCCCGACCTGCTGGTGCTCGACGTGATGCTGCCCGGGATGTCGGGGCTGGAGCTGTGCCAGCGCCTGCGCACTGGGCCGGCGACCGCGGCGATGCCGATCCTGATGCTGACGGCGAAGGGCGCCGAGGTGGATCGCGTGCTGGGGTTGGAGATGGGGGCCGACGACTACGTGGTTAAGCCCTTCAGCCCGCGCGAGGTCGTCGCGCGCATCCGCGCGTTGCTGCGCCGGGCGCGGCTGGTGGCCGAGGCCGGCGACGCCGGCGGCTACGAGCGCGGGCGGCTGCGGCTGGACTTCGGCACCTACGAGACGTTCGTTGACGGCCGGCGGATCGAGATGACGTTGCGCGAGTTCGAGCTCTTACGCTTCTTCGTCCTCCATCCGCTGCGCGTCTATACCCGCGAACAGCTGCTCGACCAGGTCTGGGGACGTGACACCTTCGTCGAGCCGCGCACCGTTGACGTCCATGTACGCCGTCTGCGCCGGCATATCGAGCGCGACGATGCGAATCCCGAACTGATTCTTACCGTGCGCAGCGTCGGTTACCGCTTCAATCCCCAGCCGCTTGGGTAA